One Oryzomonas sagensis DNA segment encodes these proteins:
- a CDS encoding EAL and HDOD domain-containing protein, which produces MHDEAYLIGRQPILNGREEIAAFELLFRSPDSVTSARFSSPLRASSQVIVATLSAMGIETLLGRQHGFVNVDTELLMSDVIELLPPERIGLELLENVEPHPEIVKRCRALKSRGYRLVLDDHEYSPAFEPLYAGLVDIVKIDLVKTPLTDLPAMVERLRRYPVKLLAEKVETRGVFLRCRSLGMELFQGYFFARPSLIQKQRVANALSGFLTLMQQLATGAETDEIEATFKENPALVYKLLMLVNSVSVGLHEKIRTIRHALTIIGRQQLKRWVQIALFAGDGRQGADNPIMHLAVARATFMEELARTPPRIDMCAPDEAFMVGILSVLKDVYEIPMDEVVTSLGLSDDIRNALSDRKGEMSVLLSLAKMLEENAFGEAAECFEVLGIPLLSVLDCQRKAFNWHLGAA; this is translated from the coding sequence ATGCACGATGAAGCATATCTGATCGGCCGACAGCCGATCCTGAACGGACGGGAAGAGATCGCGGCCTTCGAGCTGCTCTTCAGATCGCCGGACTCGGTCACGTCCGCCCGGTTCTCGAGCCCGCTGCGGGCCAGCTCCCAGGTAATCGTCGCCACCCTCTCCGCCATGGGCATCGAAACGCTCCTGGGCCGGCAGCACGGTTTTGTCAACGTAGACACCGAGCTCCTCATGAGCGACGTCATCGAACTTCTGCCCCCCGAGCGGATCGGACTGGAACTGCTGGAAAACGTCGAACCCCACCCCGAAATCGTCAAACGGTGCCGGGCGCTCAAATCCCGGGGCTACCGGCTGGTCCTGGACGACCACGAATACAGCCCCGCCTTCGAGCCCCTCTACGCCGGCCTGGTGGACATCGTCAAGATCGACCTGGTGAAGACCCCCCTCACCGACCTCCCCGCCATGGTGGAACGCCTGCGGCGCTACCCGGTCAAACTGCTGGCCGAAAAGGTCGAAACCCGCGGCGTCTTCCTGCGCTGCCGCAGCCTGGGCATGGAACTGTTCCAGGGGTATTTCTTCGCCCGTCCCAGCCTGATCCAGAAACAGCGGGTGGCAAACGCCCTCTCCGGCTTCCTCACCCTCATGCAGCAACTGGCCACCGGCGCCGAGACCGATGAGATCGAGGCCACCTTCAAGGAAAACCCGGCCCTGGTCTACAAGCTCCTCATGCTGGTCAACTCCGTCTCCGTCGGCCTGCACGAGAAGATCCGCACCATTCGCCACGCCCTCACCATCATCGGACGGCAGCAACTCAAACGCTGGGTGCAGATAGCCCTCTTCGCCGGTGACGGCCGCCAGGGCGCCGACAACCCGATCATGCACCTGGCGGTGGCCCGGGCCACCTTCATGGAAGAGCTGGCCCGCACGCCGCCGCGCATCGACATGTGCGCTCCCGACGAAGCGTTCATGGTCGGCATCCTCTCGGTGCTGAAGGATGTGTACGAGATTCCCATGGACGAAGTGGTGACCAGCCTGGGGCTTTCCGACGACATCCGCAACGCGTTATCGGACCGCAAGGGTGAGATGAGCGTCCTGCTCTCCCTGGCAAAAATGCTTGAGGAGAACGCCTTCGGCGAGGCCGCCGAATGCTTCGAGGTGCTGGGAATTCCGCTCCTGTCGGTGCTGGACTGCCAGAGAAAGGCCTTCAATTGGCATTTGGGGGCGGCGTGA
- a CDS encoding SlyX family protein: protein MNERITELELRFMQQEHTIQELNDTVCRQEMTIERLVREQSLIREQLRLLAPSINRSADEEEPPPHY from the coding sequence ATGAACGAACGGATTACCGAACTGGAATTGCGTTTCATGCAGCAGGAACACACCATCCAGGAATTGAACGACACCGTCTGCCGCCAGGAAATGACCATTGAACGGCTGGTGCGGGAGCAGAGCCTGATTCGCGAGCAGCTCCGCCTGCTGGCGCCTTCCATCAACCGCAGCGCCGACGAGGAGGAGCCGCCGCCCCATTACTGA
- a CDS encoding nicotinate phosphoribosyltransferase, translated as MRYSPLLTDLYELTMLAGYLDEGMADKQAVFDLFFRANPFEGGYAVFAGLEPALEFLEGLRFSEEELAYLAGLGLFSPRFIDFLRDFRFRGRVTAPPEGTLVFANEPILTVEGTLAEAQLVETAFLTIISFQTLVATKAARICHVAGGAEVIEFGLRRAQGPDGGLSASRAACVGGAGSTSNVLAGMAFGLPVRGTHAHSWIQAFPDELTAFRAYAKVFPDATILLVDTYDTLGSGMPNAIIVARELREQGHELRGIRIDSGDLAYLSREARRMLDEAGFPDALIVASNELDEYVIESIRNEGGRIDVYGVGTKLATCSGAGGVSLGGVYKLVRVDGQPKLKVTSDMAKATLPGKKRLLRATGPDGAFIQDVICLAEDDLQPGETVYDPTNPLQHKILPEGARLSDLRQVAMEEGRRTVAVEPLGAMTARCRRELALLPQGCQRFINPHRYKVSVSPRLNELRCRLISEVGKKGA; from the coding sequence ATGCGCTATTCACCTCTTTTGACCGATCTGTACGAACTGACCATGCTGGCCGGCTATCTGGATGAGGGGATGGCGGACAAACAGGCCGTGTTCGACCTGTTCTTCCGCGCCAATCCCTTTGAGGGGGGCTATGCCGTATTTGCCGGTCTGGAGCCGGCCCTGGAGTTTCTGGAAGGTTTGCGTTTTTCGGAAGAGGAGCTGGCCTATCTGGCGGGACTCGGCCTGTTCTCCCCCCGCTTTATCGATTTCCTGCGCGACTTCCGTTTTCGCGGCCGGGTGACCGCGCCGCCGGAGGGGACGCTGGTCTTTGCCAACGAACCGATTCTGACGGTGGAGGGGACTCTGGCAGAGGCCCAGCTTGTGGAAACGGCGTTCCTTACCATCATCAGCTTTCAGACCCTGGTGGCGACCAAGGCGGCGCGCATCTGCCATGTTGCCGGTGGGGCCGAGGTGATCGAGTTCGGCCTGCGGCGCGCCCAGGGGCCTGACGGCGGGCTTTCCGCGTCCCGGGCCGCCTGTGTGGGCGGAGCCGGCAGCACGAGCAACGTCCTGGCCGGCATGGCTTTCGGCCTGCCGGTGCGGGGGACCCATGCCCATAGCTGGATTCAGGCCTTCCCCGACGAACTGACCGCTTTCCGCGCCTATGCCAAGGTCTTCCCCGACGCCACCATCCTCTTGGTCGACACCTACGATACCCTGGGAAGCGGCATGCCCAACGCCATCATCGTTGCGCGGGAATTGCGGGAGCAGGGCCATGAGCTGCGGGGCATCCGCATCGATTCCGGCGACCTGGCCTACCTGTCCCGCGAGGCGAGGCGCATGCTGGACGAAGCCGGCTTTCCGGATGCGCTCATCGTGGCATCCAACGAGCTGGACGAGTATGTGATCGAGTCCATACGTAACGAGGGGGGGCGGATAGATGTCTACGGGGTGGGCACCAAGCTGGCAACCTGCTCCGGGGCGGGTGGCGTTTCACTGGGCGGGGTCTACAAGCTGGTCCGGGTTGATGGGCAACCCAAGCTGAAGGTAACCAGCGACATGGCCAAGGCGACCCTGCCGGGGAAGAAACGCCTCCTGCGGGCAACCGGCCCGGACGGAGCTTTCATTCAGGACGTGATCTGCCTGGCGGAGGATGACCTGCAACCGGGCGAAACGGTCTATGACCCGACCAACCCGCTGCAGCACAAGATCCTTCCCGAGGGTGCCCGGCTGTCCGATTTGCGGCAGGTGGCCATGGAAGAAGGGCGCCGCACGGTTGCCGTGGAGCCGCTCGGTGCCATGACCGCCCGGTGTCGGCGCGAACTGGCCCTGCTCCCCCAGGGGTGCCAGCGTTTTATCAACCCCCACCGCTACAAGGTCTCGGTGTCTCCCCGCCTGAATGAGTTGCGCTGCCGGCTGATCAGCGAAGTCGGCAAAAAGGGGGCATAG
- the hflX gene encoding GTPase HflX, whose amino-acid sequence MVEYVVVGDEKGLVIPELRDYPLGKHPLRGLRLIHTHLKNEPVSEDDITDLALLRLDLLAALLFTPERHQVSAQIAHLSPAHGGPSTVTGPVAPLERIDLDCSHFFSELEADLERAVRTTSRGGEALERAILISVTTGGTRQDAEDSIAELRELARTASIEALDAFIQRPRKLNPRFLMGEGKMRDVVIRALQRGATMLVFDQELTPAQIRSISAMTELKVIDRSQLILDIFARRAKSLDGKVQVELAQLKYLLPRLTGRGVQMSRLMGGIGGRGPGETKLETDRRRIRDRIASLERELKELSRGRDQRRRQRVKAGVPIISIVGYTNAGKSTLLNALTQSEVFTEDLLFATLDTSTRRLRFPREREVIITDTVGFIRSLPASLLGAFKATLEELQDADLLLHMVDAANPRFEDQIAQVRAILAELGLGEKPELLVFNKADILNDLKKKDTVAFLKVRQVARTTGGLTISARDRKSLAPLLEELQRRFWPSEQTDFGTTTQTEP is encoded by the coding sequence ATGGTGGAGTACGTCGTCGTGGGGGACGAAAAGGGGCTCGTTATCCCCGAACTGCGGGACTACCCCCTGGGCAAGCATCCGCTGCGGGGGCTGCGCCTGATCCACACCCACCTCAAGAACGAACCGGTCAGCGAAGACGATATCACCGACCTCGCCCTGCTGCGCCTCGACCTGCTGGCCGCCCTGCTCTTCACCCCGGAACGGCACCAGGTCTCCGCCCAGATAGCGCACCTCTCCCCGGCCCACGGCGGCCCCTCCACCGTTACCGGTCCCGTGGCGCCGCTTGAGCGCATCGACCTGGACTGCAGCCATTTCTTTTCCGAGCTGGAAGCCGACCTGGAGCGGGCCGTACGCACAACGAGCCGGGGCGGCGAGGCACTGGAGCGCGCCATCCTGATCTCGGTCACCACCGGCGGGACGCGCCAGGATGCCGAGGATTCCATCGCCGAACTGCGCGAACTGGCCAGAACCGCCAGCATCGAGGCGCTGGACGCCTTCATCCAGCGCCCCCGCAAGCTCAACCCCCGCTTCCTCATGGGCGAGGGCAAGATGCGCGACGTGGTCATCCGCGCCCTCCAGCGGGGCGCCACCATGCTGGTCTTCGACCAGGAGCTGACGCCGGCCCAGATCCGTTCCATCTCGGCCATGACCGAACTGAAGGTCATCGACCGCAGCCAGCTGATCCTGGACATCTTCGCCCGCCGGGCCAAGAGCCTGGACGGCAAGGTCCAGGTGGAACTGGCCCAGCTCAAGTACCTGCTGCCGCGCCTCACCGGCCGGGGTGTGCAGATGTCGCGGCTGATGGGGGGCATCGGCGGACGCGGACCGGGCGAAACCAAACTGGAGACCGACCGCCGCCGTATCCGCGACCGTATCGCCAGCCTGGAGCGGGAACTGAAGGAACTCTCCCGGGGCCGCGATCAGCGCCGCCGCCAGCGGGTCAAGGCCGGCGTGCCGATCATCTCCATCGTCGGCTACACCAATGCCGGCAAATCCACCCTCCTGAACGCCCTGACCCAGAGCGAGGTCTTTACCGAAGACCTGCTCTTCGCCACCCTGGATACCTCCACCCGCCGCCTCCGCTTTCCCCGGGAGCGGGAGGTGATCATCACCGATACGGTCGGCTTCATCCGTTCCCTGCCCGCCTCCCTGCTGGGGGCCTTCAAGGCCACCCTGGAAGAGTTGCAGGACGCCGACCTGCTGCTGCACATGGTGGATGCGGCCAATCCCCGCTTCGAGGACCAGATCGCCCAGGTGCGGGCCATTCTTGCCGAGTTGGGGCTGGGGGAAAAACCGGAACTGCTGGTCTTCAACAAGGCCGACATCCTGAACGACCTGAAAAAGAAGGACACGGTGGCCTTCCTCAAGGTGCGCCAGGTCGCCCGCACCACGGGGGGGCTGACCATCTCGGCCCGGGACCGGAAGAGCCTGGCGCCGCTGCTGGAGGAGTTGCAGCGGCGCTTCTGGCCATCCGAGCAGACCGATTTCGGGACCACTACTCAAACTGAGCCTTGA
- a CDS encoding phosphotransacetylase family protein, which yields MCKKLFIAATGQNCGKTTISLSLMHLARQRYERVGYIKPLGPKCFEFDGVIVDKDAALMAQVFGLEHEIALMSPLVIGKGATKKFVDGELSREWAMEKVATACRELESRYDLLLIEGAGHGGVGSVIGLNNADMAKLLDAPVVMVAGGGIGNVIDSVRLNLALYEQEGVDVRMLLVNKLLAEKRASSLSYLERYFESKQIRVCGAFDYSPVLADPTLQNVAKLLERPLMGDQNKKMRIIHHFQLGAASSQKVIDNLRESTMLISTSSRDELLVTLSSLYNIPSFHKLIAGMVIPGHAPVSAITQRIIDDSGIPYIRIEQTTAEAFTALSGHVSKISAEDTEKISLITGQAEQAIDFDAIETLFESGAPPAIDKMPLARAA from the coding sequence ATGTGCAAAAAACTCTTCATCGCCGCCACCGGCCAGAACTGCGGTAAAACCACCATCAGCCTGTCGCTGATGCATCTGGCGCGGCAGCGGTATGAACGGGTCGGCTATATCAAGCCGCTGGGTCCCAAATGCTTTGAGTTCGACGGCGTCATCGTGGACAAGGACGCGGCCCTGATGGCCCAGGTCTTTGGCCTGGAGCACGAGATCGCCCTCATGTCGCCATTGGTTATCGGCAAAGGCGCCACCAAGAAATTTGTGGACGGCGAGCTGTCCCGCGAGTGGGCCATGGAGAAGGTTGCCACGGCCTGCCGGGAGCTGGAATCACGCTACGATCTGCTCCTGATCGAGGGGGCGGGCCACGGCGGCGTCGGCTCGGTTATCGGCCTCAACAACGCCGACATGGCCAAGCTGCTGGATGCGCCGGTCGTGATGGTGGCGGGGGGGGGCATCGGCAACGTTATCGATTCCGTGCGGCTCAATCTGGCGTTGTATGAGCAGGAGGGCGTAGATGTACGCATGCTGCTGGTCAACAAACTGCTGGCGGAAAAGCGCGCATCGTCCCTGTCCTACCTGGAGCGTTATTTCGAGAGCAAACAGATCCGGGTCTGCGGGGCCTTCGATTACTCGCCGGTCCTGGCCGACCCGACGCTGCAAAATGTCGCCAAATTGCTCGAACGGCCGTTGATGGGGGACCAGAACAAGAAAATGCGCATCATCCATCACTTCCAGTTGGGTGCCGCCTCCTCCCAGAAGGTCATCGACAACCTGCGGGAATCGACCATGCTGATTTCCACGAGTTCCCGTGACGAACTCCTGGTCACCCTCTCGTCGCTGTACAACATCCCTTCGTTTCACAAACTGATCGCCGGGATGGTCATCCCCGGGCATGCGCCGGTGTCGGCCATCACCCAGCGGATCATCGACGACAGCGGCATCCCCTATATCCGCATCGAGCAGACCACGGCCGAGGCTTTCACTGCGCTGAGCGGCCACGTGTCCAAGATCTCGGCCGAAGACACCGAAAAAATCTCATTGATAACCGGACAAGCCGAGCAGGCTATCGACTTCGACGCCATAGAAACGCTTTTCGAGAGCGGCGCGCCGCCGGCAATCGACAAGATGCCCCTTGCCCGGGCGGCGTGA
- a CDS encoding YceH family protein — MDNLLDAVEVRVLGCLIEKEMTTPEYYPLTLNGLTAACNQKSNRDPIMALAEDEVVRALDGLRFKQLAVVSADGGRVPKYRHILAEKLGLVPAEQAVVCEMMVRGPQTVGELRTRGERMHPFADLAAVEEVLRELMARETPLVMRLPRQPGRKESRYAQLFGGEPEPVPGEGAPPPEAARQRVMAEHERIGRLEEEVALLRTEVAALRRAVEEFKAQFE; from the coding sequence ATGGACAATCTGCTGGATGCTGTGGAGGTGCGGGTTCTCGGCTGTCTGATCGAAAAGGAGATGACCACGCCGGAGTATTATCCCCTGACCCTGAACGGGCTCACCGCTGCCTGCAACCAGAAGTCGAACCGCGACCCGATCATGGCCCTGGCCGAGGATGAGGTGGTTCGTGCCCTGGACGGGCTGCGTTTCAAACAGTTGGCGGTGGTTTCGGCCGACGGCGGGCGGGTGCCCAAATACCGCCATATCCTGGCGGAGAAGCTGGGGTTGGTACCGGCTGAACAGGCTGTTGTCTGTGAAATGATGGTGCGCGGCCCCCAGACCGTGGGGGAGCTGCGCACCAGGGGCGAGCGGATGCATCCTTTTGCCGATCTGGCTGCGGTGGAGGAGGTGCTGAGGGAGTTGATGGCGCGCGAAACGCCGCTGGTGATGCGCCTGCCCCGTCAGCCGGGGCGGAAGGAATCCCGCTATGCCCAGCTTTTTGGCGGCGAGCCCGAACCCGTGCCGGGTGAAGGCGCTCCGCCGCCCGAAGCGGCCCGGCAGCGGGTGATGGCGGAGCATGAACGGATCGGGAGGCTTGAAGAGGAGGTTGCCCTCCTGCGGACCGAGGTGGCTGCCCTGCGCCGGGCGGTGGAGGAGTTCAAGGCTCAGTTTGAGTAG
- a CDS encoding methyl-accepting chemotaxis protein: MKNLTIGTRLLAGFSIVSLLLVIVIATAVNGLYTSGDQLENVNRVSDLSARVAKAQMNLKNIDESIKGLILADTPADREKLTARIVEYRKTYRDNVAFVEKNTKTPEGKKLVEKLKNVAIAGDEVNKRLTDAALAGDGTLFKSLMHSEGEAAIGRTTQAADALLDFYEKRVNLRVASAKDAGKTAMEVIYGLGLASLVLSILTALAITRSIKRPLGEIVGSITHIADGDLTRRVAYGSRDELGQLCAHFNDFVGRFQNIMLQLITDAGKVASASTQLMSTAHLMAEGSEEVVAQASTVATAGEEMAATSNDIAQNCHMAAESAQRANDAAVEGSGVVQATVAVMGSIAERVKSAAKTVESLGARSDQIGAIVGTIEDIADQTNLLALNAAIEAARAGEQGRGFAVVADEVRALAERTTRATKEISDMIKSIQSETRSAVSAMEEGNSEVERGTQEAGRSGRALEDILEQINAVTQQANQIATAAEEQTATTGEISSNMMQITTVVQRTSRGAGETAEAAKSLSAMSEELQRMVSQFKVT; encoded by the coding sequence ATGAAAAATCTGACCATCGGAACCCGCCTGCTGGCGGGATTTTCTATCGTTTCGCTCTTGCTGGTCATCGTGATCGCCACGGCGGTCAACGGTCTCTACACGAGTGGCGACCAGTTGGAAAACGTCAATCGCGTCAGCGACCTGAGCGCCAGGGTCGCAAAAGCGCAGATGAACCTCAAAAACATCGACGAATCCATCAAGGGGCTGATCCTGGCCGACACCCCCGCGGACCGGGAAAAGTTGACCGCCCGCATCGTGGAATACCGGAAAACATATCGCGACAATGTCGCCTTTGTTGAGAAAAACACCAAGACACCCGAAGGCAAAAAGCTGGTTGAAAAACTTAAAAATGTCGCTATTGCCGGGGATGAGGTTAATAAAAGACTCACCGATGCGGCCCTGGCCGGCGACGGCACCCTGTTCAAGTCCCTGATGCACAGCGAGGGAGAAGCGGCGATCGGGCGGACGACCCAGGCCGCCGACGCCTTGCTGGATTTTTACGAAAAACGGGTCAACCTGCGGGTGGCGAGCGCCAAAGATGCCGGTAAAACGGCCATGGAGGTGATCTACGGCCTTGGACTGGCGTCCCTTGTCCTGAGCATCCTGACCGCCTTGGCCATCACCCGCAGCATCAAACGGCCTCTGGGCGAGATCGTGGGTTCCATTACCCATATTGCCGACGGAGACCTGACCCGTCGCGTCGCGTACGGGAGCAGGGATGAACTGGGGCAGCTGTGCGCCCATTTTAACGACTTCGTCGGCAGGTTTCAGAATATCATGCTGCAGCTCATCACCGATGCCGGCAAGGTCGCTTCGGCCTCAACGCAACTCATGAGCACGGCGCACCTGATGGCGGAAGGTTCCGAGGAGGTCGTCGCCCAGGCCAGCACCGTTGCGACCGCCGGCGAGGAGATGGCCGCGACCTCCAACGACATCGCCCAGAATTGCCATATGGCGGCCGAGAGCGCCCAGCGCGCCAACGATGCCGCCGTGGAAGGCTCCGGCGTGGTGCAGGCGACGGTTGCCGTTATGGGCTCGATAGCGGAGCGCGTCAAGAGTGCGGCAAAGACCGTCGAGTCGCTTGGCGCACGCTCGGACCAGATCGGCGCCATCGTCGGGACCATCGAAGATATCGCCGATCAGACGAATCTTCTGGCCTTGAACGCCGCCATCGAAGCGGCCCGTGCCGGTGAGCAGGGACGCGGTTTTGCCGTTGTCGCCGACGAAGTCCGGGCACTCGCCGAACGGACGACGCGCGCAACCAAAGAGATCTCGGACATGATCAAGTCCATCCAAAGCGAAACCAGAAGCGCCGTCTCCGCCATGGAAGAGGGCAACAGCGAGGTCGAGCGGGGAACCCAGGAGGCCGGCCGCTCGGGGAGGGCGCTTGAGGATATTCTGGAGCAGATCAACGCCGTCACCCAGCAGGCGAACCAGATAGCCACCGCCGCCGAAGAACAGACCGCTACGACCGGCGAGATCAGCAGCAACATGATGCAGATAACCACCGTCGTGCAAAGGACCTCGCGCGGCGCGGGTGAAACGGCGGAAGCAGCCAAGAGCCTGTCGGCCATGTCGGAGGAGTTGCAACGCATGGTCAGCCAGTTCAAAGTGACGTAA
- a CDS encoding nicotinamidase yields the protein MERGSALLIVDVQNDFCPGGALAVPDGDGVAVPLSRAAERFRGAGLPVFASRDWHPAVTRHFKEYGGMWPPHCVQGSRGADFHPALSLPPGTTVISKGTAPDSDSYSAFEGIREDGATLGACLAALGVGHLYVGGLATDYCVRSSALDAVRAGLTVTVLTDCVAGVELQPGDSARALEEMAEAGVRFATVDGI from the coding sequence ATGGAACGGGGCAGTGCGCTGTTAATCGTGGATGTGCAGAACGATTTCTGCCCCGGCGGGGCGCTTGCCGTGCCGGACGGCGACGGGGTGGCGGTGCCGCTCAGCCGGGCCGCGGAACGGTTCAGGGGGGCAGGGCTGCCGGTATTTGCCAGCCGCGATTGGCACCCTGCCGTGACGAGGCATTTCAAGGAGTACGGCGGGATGTGGCCGCCGCACTGCGTGCAGGGGAGCCGGGGGGCCGATTTTCACCCCGCTCTGAGCCTGCCGCCGGGCACGACGGTTATCTCCAAGGGGACCGCACCCGATAGCGACAGCTATTCGGCCTTCGAGGGGATCCGCGAAGACGGGGCCACCCTGGGGGCATGCCTTGCCGCTCTGGGAGTGGGCCATCTCTACGTCGGCGGCCTGGCCACCGACTACTGCGTGCGTTCGTCGGCCCTGGATGCCGTACGGGCGGGCCTCACGGTGACGGTATTGACGGATTGCGTGGCAGGGGTGGAGCTGCAACCGGGGGACTCGGCCCGTGCCCTGGAGGAGATGGCGGAAGCCGGGGTGCGCTTTGCCACGGTTGACGGGATATAG
- a CDS encoding REP-associated tyrosine transposase translates to MARSLRIEYPGAFYHVTSRGNERKDIFKSQRDREKFLDYLESSVERYGAIIHTYCLMSNHYHLLLETPAGNLSQIMHHINGAYTTYFNTKRKRAGHLFQGRYKALLVEFDEYAQELSRYIHLNPVRVGMVARPEEYRWSSYQCYTGQASAPAWLQTKVILEYFGKREAESKKKYRGFVESLLGKEYDNPARSVSGTTVLGTPGFLEKITAAHLAGKDVDRSVPEIRRLKASPEPAEIIEAAAAIIGENTKLARQVGMYLCHKYSGKKLRKIGEQFGVGETAISEAHRLLARKMEVDKKLSEDVERVKLILEI, encoded by the coding sequence ATGGCGCGATCTTTGCGAATTGAGTATCCGGGAGCATTCTACCATGTCACATCGAGAGGCAACGAGCGTAAGGATATTTTCAAAAGCCAGAGGGATCGTGAAAAGTTCCTGGACTACCTGGAATCATCGGTAGAACGCTATGGGGCGATAATCCATACCTATTGCCTGATGAGTAACCACTACCACTTGTTATTGGAGACACCGGCAGGGAACCTGTCCCAGATCATGCATCACATAAACGGAGCGTACACCACCTATTTCAACACCAAACGAAAACGGGCCGGGCATCTGTTTCAGGGGAGGTACAAGGCATTGCTCGTGGAATTTGATGAATACGCCCAAGAACTGAGCCGCTACATACATCTGAACCCGGTGAGAGTCGGGATGGTAGCGCGCCCGGAAGAATATCGGTGGTCAAGCTACCAGTGCTATACGGGCCAAGCTTCCGCGCCCGCGTGGCTTCAGACGAAGGTGATACTTGAATATTTTGGAAAACGTGAAGCGGAATCAAAGAAGAAATATCGCGGATTTGTCGAAAGTCTGCTTGGGAAAGAATACGATAACCCGGCCAGGAGCGTATCTGGAACCACCGTGTTAGGCACGCCCGGTTTCCTGGAAAAGATTACGGCAGCTCACCTTGCGGGAAAGGATGTGGACAGGTCAGTCCCGGAAATCCGGCGACTAAAGGCCTCTCCCGAACCGGCGGAAATAATCGAGGCCGCAGCAGCAATAATAGGCGAGAACACAAAACTGGCCCGACAGGTGGGAATGTATCTTTGCCATAAGTATAGCGGCAAGAAGTTACGTAAAATTGGCGAGCAGTTCGGCGTAGGGGAAACTGCGATATCAGAAGCGCACCGCCTGCTGGCAAGAAAAATGGAAGTGGACAAAAAATTGTCAGAAGATGTTGAACGTGTGAAGTTAATCCTTGAAATTTGA
- a CDS encoding chemotaxis protein CheW — translation MSNALVPITGAGGSSELAQLVSFNICNEEYGVEVLKVREIIRMTTITHMPNTPPYVEGVINLRGKVIPIMSMRKRFGLAETASDSQTRIIVIDIAGSLTGFIVDSVAEVIRITGSEIQPPPSMTSGGLEQEFIVGVVNRADRMLILLDPDKMLSRTEREYLGEC, via the coding sequence ATGTCGAACGCACTGGTACCGATAACGGGGGCTGGCGGGTCGAGTGAGCTGGCCCAACTGGTCAGCTTCAACATCTGCAACGAGGAATACGGGGTCGAGGTCCTGAAGGTGCGGGAGATCATCCGCATGACCACCATCACCCACATGCCCAACACCCCGCCCTACGTGGAGGGGGTCATCAACCTGCGGGGCAAGGTCATCCCGATCATGTCCATGCGCAAGCGGTTCGGCCTGGCCGAGACGGCCAGCGACAGCCAGACCCGCATCATCGTCATCGATATCGCCGGGTCCCTGACCGGCTTCATCGTCGACTCGGTAGCGGAGGTGATCCGCATCACCGGCAGCGAGATCCAGCCGCCCCCCAGCATGACCAGCGGCGGCCTCGAACAGGAATTCATCGTCGGCGTCGTCAACCGGGCCGACCGCATGCTCATCCTGCTCGACCCGGACAAAATGCTCTCCCGGACCGAACGGGAGTACCTGGGCGAGTGCTGA